The DNA window CGGTGCGCCTGGTCGGGCCCGTAGGCGATGAGCAGTGCCGCGAAGGACGCGCCTTCGAGCCGAGCGACGGGCACCTCGTGGCCGAGCGCGTCGCGGATGCGCCTGCCGGCGGCGATCACCATGCGGTCCGCCCACGCGTAGCCGAGCGCGTCGCTGACCGTGGAGAAGACGTCGAGTTCGACGCGCAGCACGACCGAGCTGGGGTGATCGCGCAGCGGTTCGCGGGCGACCTGGCGGAAGCCGAGCCGGTTGAACAGCCCGGTGAGCGGGTCGTGGTAGGCGTCGTGGCGCAGGGTCGCGAGCAACCGCCGGTTGTCGAGCGAGGTCGCGAGGTGGCTGGCCATCAGCCCGAGGAGCTGGACATCGTACTTGCCGAACCCGCGCCAGCGGGACAGCCTGTCGTGCGCTTCGACGACGCCGAGCAGCTGGTTGGCGCTGCGCAGCGGGACGACGAGCGCTTCCTGCGCGCCGCGGTCGAGCAGTGCGGCGCGGACGTCGGAATTGGCTTCGGTGAGCCGGAAGTGCCGGACGTGCGCGCCGGGAAGGCGCAGCAGCGGGTCCTCGGCCGGCGACTGCTCGGACGGCAGCGGGTCGCCCGCGACGACGGCACGCATCTCCTCCGCCGGTTCGAGCCGCAGCCGCAGCACCACGCGTGCCGCGGAGAGCTGGTCCTTGATCCGCTCGGCGATGGTGGCCCATTCGCCGATGTCGACGCCTTCGGCGGAGTTCTCGGCCTTGCCCGCGGGCCGCGCCGCGGCTTGCTGGCCCGACCTGGCGACCATCAGGCTCACGTCGGAAAGGGCCTCCATGTCTCGTTGCTCTCGAAGCAGGTCGGAGTACGCCCAGTACAGCGCGGTGAGTCCGAGGAAGACGGCGAGCACCAGCGGCCACGCCCTGGGCGAACCGGAGATCACCAGGTAGCCGGAGAGTCCGACGGAGGCGTTGACGAAGCCGACCACCAGGATCCGCCCGGTGAGCCGGAGCGCGGTGCCGATCCGCATCCGGCGCCGCAGCACGCGCACCGCGGCGAGCGCGAGCAGCGTGCTGACCAGCGGCGCGGTGAGGGTGCCCGCGAGCGCGGCGAGCCATTGCATTTCGGTGGCGCCGAGCGCGTGCTGGACGACCCCGGCGACCGCGAACGCGCCGGTGATCTCGAGGAGGAAGGCGCCGGCGTTGTAGAGGACGCGTCCCGCGACGCGGCGGGCCAGCAGTGTCCCGATCCCGGCGACGAGGTGTGCCGCGAGCACGACCTCGAACGGCGCCACGAAGAACCCGATGACCAGGGGTATTTCGGTGAACGAGATGGTCCACGAGATGCCGCTGCGCACGTCGACGTTGATGCCGAGCTGTTCGGCGAGCAGGAACGCGACCGCCAGCACCGGCCCGATCCACCACAGGTCGCTGTCGGGTTCGAAGGGCAGCCACAGCGCGACCGCGGTCGCCGCGAGGAGGCCGACCGTGACCACGGTGACCGTGTAGACGCGGAAGCGGAATTCGTCGGAGCGACCGGCGCGCGCGGCGGGCCGCGGTGGCCCTGCCTGGCCTGCGCCACCCCGCGTACCTGGCATGTCGACCGGGACGGAAACGTCAGGCCCGCCACCTGAGTCCGGCATGCAACCCCCTTCCGGCTGCTCTCCCCAGTCCGCCACCCGATCGATTCGCGCAGAGCGCACGGCCGAGCGCGAACGAGGCATCACTGTACCCCGGAGGGCGTATTTAGGCCTCTCTCCAATCCCGATCAGATCAGCTCAGGGTTAACTCCGGCCCAACGGCGCTGACCTGCACGGACCACGGGGTGAAACAAGAGCGCTTTTCACATCCGGCCGGTATCGCAGGGAGTGACCGACCTGGGTGCGGACGACGAGCGCGAGGGGGCTTCAATGACGCGATGGACGTGGACACGATCGCGACCGCCCACAACGGCAGGCTGCGCACGATCGACCCCCTTCTTCCCGACGTAGATCGGCACCTCGCCGCTCCGGACGGCGCGGACCTCCTCGTCGAAACGGGCGGTTCCGCGGCGGCGGGCTTCGCCTCGCGCACCGAGGTGGCGCCGGATTCCCGTGACGCACTGTCGCGACCGCTGGTCGAGCACACGTTGTCGGTGCACCTCGCGGGACCGGAACCCGGCGCCGCGCTGGAGGCGTTGCTCACGCGGTGGGAATCGGCCCTCTCAGCGGAAACCGCTCCCGGTGACTGGGACACCGCGGCGGTCGTCGCCAGGCCGAGCCGCGATTCGGCGGGCTGCGCGGAACTGCTCCGGCACGGGTTCTCCGCGGTCCGCGTGCTCGCCGCCCGCCCTGCCGACCGGCTCGTCGCCACCGGCCCGCGCGCCACGCCGGGCGTGCACATCCGGCCCGCGGAACAGGGCGATCTCGCCACCGCCGTCGAGCTGCAGCTCGAACTGCGGAACTACGAGGCGCAGTTCGGCGTGGTCACGCACCGCCCCGACGCGGGCAAGGTCGTGGAAGCCGAGCTCGGCGACCTGCTCTCCCGCGACAACCCCGCGCTGTGGATCGCCGAGCTGTACGGCAGGCCGCTGGGCATGCTGCACGTGCAGATGCCCAGCGAGACCGGGTGGATCGCGCCGTACACCAGCGCGGAGCGGGTCGGCTACCTGTCCTCGCTGCACATCGCGGAGGCCGCGCGCTCGTCCGGTGTCGGAACGGCGTTGGCGTCGCACGCGCATCAGCTGTTCGACGAGGCGAGCACGGACGTGGTCTTGCTGCACCACGCGCTGGCGAACCCCCGGTCGACGCCGTTCTGGTGCGCGCAGGGCTATCGCCCGCTGTGGACGTACTGGTACCGCCGCCCCGCGGTGCACTAGGCGGCCGCCGAACCGGGCATATGCACCAGCGCCCTGGTGCATCCACGAATGCATCCGCTGGTGCGCGTGCACGCGGCGCGCCTGGAGCGGTACCCTCGGCCAGCCAGCGTCCCGGAGCGGCTGGGGATTTTTCGATGAGCGAAGTGTTGAGGTCGGCGCCCGCGGCGCCGGCCAGGGTGAACACCGACAAGCCGTCGGCGGCCCGCATGTACGACTGGTTCCTCGGCGGCACCCAGAACTGGGCGGTCGACCGGGAGTTCGGGCGCAAGGTCGAACGCGTCTGGCCGCACATCCGGGTCGTCGCGAGGCAGAACCGGCAGTTCATGAACCGGGTGGTCCGGCACGCACTGGACGCCGGGATCCGCCAGTTCGTCGACCTCGGCTCCGGCGAGCCGACGATCGGCAACGTGCACGAGGTCGTGCGGCGGCACCTGCCGAAGGGGGAACGCGCCCGGGTCACCTACGTCGACTACGAGCCGATTTCGGTCGTGCACGTGACCGCGATGCTCGACCAGGACCGCGCGCAGGACTGGGCCACCGTGGCGCAGCACGACCTGCGGGACGTCCCGGGCGTGCTGGCCGATCGCGACGTCCGCAGGCTGATCGACTTCTCGAAACCGGTGTGCCTGCTGATGATCGCGGTGCTGCACTTCCTCGGCGACGACGACCGGCCAGGCGACGTGGTGCGCGCCTACCGGGACGAACTGGCGCCGGGGAGCTGGCTCGGGCTGTCGCACATCGCCTCCGACGAGGCCGACGCCGCGGGGAAGGTCCAGATCGAACGGTTCGGCGAGGCGTACCAGAAGACGACCAACCCGCTCTGGGTCCGCGACCGCGAAGAGGTCGAGGGCTGGTTCGACGGCTGGCAGCTGGTCCGCCCCGGTTTCGTGCACCTGCCGGACTGGCGGCCCGAGCGCAGGGTCACCGAATCGGAGGCCGAAGGCCGCCCGTTCGCGTGGTGCGGTGTGGGCAAGAAGCTCTGAGTTTATTCCCCCGGTGACGCTCGCTACGAGCGAACAACCAGCGGAAACAAACGCGCACTCGAAGAAGTTGAGCGAGGTGAACTCAACCTTCAAGGAGTGCACAGATGAGTGAGACACGCCTCCTGCCCGTCCTCCCGATCGATGACGACGTGGTGCTGCCCGGCATGGTCGTGCCGCTCGACCTGACCGAAGGCGAGACCCGCGCCGCGGTGGAGTCCGCGCAGGCGAAGGCGCCCAGCGGCGCCTCGTTCCCCGGGATCCGGTCGGCCGCGCCGCAGCAGCGCGCCGAGGTCCTGATCGTGCCGAGGATCGACGGTGAGTACGCCGAGATCGGCACGATCGCCACCGTCGACCGCGTCGGGCGGGTGCCCGGCGGCAAGGCGGCGGCACTGGTGCGCGGCACCGGCCGCGCCCGCGTCGGCCACATCGCGGACGGCCCCGGCGCGGCGCGCTGGGTGCACGCCGAAGCCGCGCCGGAAACGGAAACCGGCGGCGAACGCGCGAAAACCCTTGCCGCCGAATACAAATCGCTGGTCATCTCCGTGCTCGAACAGCGCGGCGGCTGGCAGATGATCGACGCGGTGAACGGCCTCGAAGACCCGTCGGCGATCGCCGACCTGGCCGGGAACGCGCCGTACCTCGACGTCAAGGAGAAGCTGGAGCTGCTCCTGACCCTGGATGTGCCGTCCCGCTTGGAAAAGGCTCTCGAGTCGACGCGCGAGCACCTGGCGGAGCTGGAGGTCAACGACACCATCCGCAAGGACGTCGCGGAGGGCATGGAGAAGCAGCAGAAGGAGTTCCTGCTGCGCCGCCAGCTCGAAGCGATCAAGAAGGAGCTCGGCGAGCTGGACGGGTCCGGTGAGGACGACGACTACCGCTCGCGCGTGGAGTCGGCCGAGCTGCCAGAGCACGTCCGCAAGGCCGCACTGTCCGAAGTGGACAAACTGGAGCGGACCTCGGAGCAGTCGCCGGAGGGCGGCTGGATCCGCACCTGGCTGGACACCGTGCTCGAAATGCCTTGGCAGAGCACGACTGAGGACGTGCACGACATCGCGGCCGCGCGCGAAGTGCTCGACGCGGACCACGCCGGTCTCGACGACGTGAAGGAACGGATCATCGAATACTTGGCTGTGCGCGCGCGGCGTGCGCAGGCGGGCAAGGGTGCCGTGGGTGGCCGTCGTTCCGGGGCTGTGCTGGCGCTCGTGGGCCCGCCGGGGGTCGGCAAGACCTCGCTCGGCGAGTCCGTGGCGAAGGCGATGGACCGGAAGTTCGTGCGGGTCGCGCTCGGCGGGATCCGGGACGAGGCCGAGATCCGCGGGCACCGGCGCACCTATGTCGGCGCGATGCCGGGGCGGATCGTGCGCGCCATCAAGGAAGCGGGTTCGATGAACCCGGTCGTGCTGCTCGACGAGGTGGACAAGGTCGGCGCGGACTACCGGGGCGACCCGACCGCCGCGCTGCTGGAAGTGCTCGACCCCGAGCAGAACCACACCTTCCGCGACCACTACCTCGAGGTCGAGCTGGACCTGTCGGACGTGGTGTTCCTGGCGACCGCGAACGCGCTGGAGACGATTCCCGGGCCGCTGCTGGACCGGATGGAGCTGGTCAGCCTCGACGGGTACACCGAGCACGAGAAGGTGACCATCGGGCGTGACCACCTGCTCCCGCGCGAGCTGGAGCGGGCCGGGCTCGCCGACGGCGACGTCACGCTGACCGACGCGGCGCTGAGCCGGATCGCCGCCGAGTACACCCGCGAAGCCGGGGTGCGCGCCGCGAACCGGACCATCGCGAAGGTGCTGCGGAAGATCACCACGAAGGTGGCGCTCGACGAGCTGGCGCTGCCGGTGACCGTCGATGTGTCCGATTTAGACACTTACCTCGGCCGCCCCCGGCACCTGCCGGAGTCGTCGCTGCCCGCGTCGACGCAGCGGACCTCGATCCCCGGTGTCGCGACCGGGCTCGCGGTGACCGGTGCCGGTGGCGACGTGCTCTACATCGAGGCGTCGCTGGCGGACGCGGAATCCGGCTCGACCGGGCTTTCGCTGACCGGTCAGCTCGGGGACGTGATGAAGGAGTCGGTGCAGATCGCGCTGTCGTACCTGCGTTCGCGGGGCGCCGAGCTGGAACTGCCGGTGGGTGACCTGAAGGACCGCGGCATCCACGTGCACGTTCCGGCGGGCGCGGTGCCGAAGGACGGGCCGTCGGCCGGGATCACCATGACCACCGCGCTCGCGTCGCTGCTTTCGGGCCGCGTCGTGAAGGCGGACGTGGCGATGACCGGCGAGGTGTCGCTGACCGGGCGGGTGCTGCCGATCGGCGGCGTGAAGCAGAAGCTGCTCGCGGCGCACCGGGCCGGGATGAAGACCGTGATCATCCCGCAGCGCAACGAGCCCGATCTGGACGACGTGCCGGCCGAGGTCCTCTCGGAGCTGGACGTGCACGCCGTGGCGAACGTGCGCGAGGTCCTCGACCTCGCGCTCGAACCAGCCGCCGCCCCGATCCCGCAGGCCGCCTGACCCGCTCGGCCGCTCCGAAGGCCCGCCCCCGAACCTCCCCGGGGGTGGGCCTTCCCAGCTGCGTTTAGCGGGCTAAACGTCGTCAGCCACCTCCCGGCCGGGCGGGGCGCGGAGTGCGTTTAGCGGGCTAAACGCACTCCGCGGGCTCCCGGCGGGAAGGCGGCTCCGGCCCGCAGTTAGCGGGCTAAACGTCGTCGCCGGGATCAGACTCGGGAGCGGGTGCGCAGGCGGGAGGTGACGAAGAGGGCGACGGCCAGGACTACCAGGCCGATCACCAGGTACTGGAAGTAGTCGGCGTAGTCGCTGACCAGGTGCCAGTTCTCCCCCAGCAGGTACCCGGTCACGACGAACAGCGCGTTCCACAGCAGGCTGCCGAGCGTGGTCAGCGACAGGAACTTCCAGAACGGCATCCGTTCGATCCCGGCTGGCAGCGAGATGAGGCTGCGGAAGATCGGCACCATCCGGCCGAAGAACACCGCCTTCGTGCCGTGGCGGGCGAACCAGGCTTCGGTCTTGTCGAAGTCGGACGCCTTGACCAGCGGGATCCTCGCCATCAGCGCACGGGTGCGGTCGCGGCCGAGCAGCAGGCCGAGGTAGTACATGACGATCGCGCCCGCCACCGAGCCCACGGTGGTCCAGGTGAGCGCGCCGAGCAGGCTGAAGGTGCCCTTGCTGGCGGAGAACCCGGCGAGCGGCAGCACCAGCTCGCTCGGGATGGGCGGGAACAGGTTGTCGAGGCCGACGATGACGGCGGCGCCGAGTCCGCCGAGGGTGTCCATCAGATCGACGGCCCAGCCCGCGAGGCCTCCCATGGGTTCGACGGTGGTCTGTGCGAGAACGGGGTGCATGACGGCCTTTCGTGGTCGCTGAACTCCTCAACGACGCTAGAAACCGGCGCGTGCCTCGACACTGGGGAACGGCACCCGAAAACCCTGCGGAAAGCCGCAGTACACGCTGGTCGGCGGGCGGATAACCTGCGGCTATGGCTGTCGTCACGGTGGTCGCCCGCGCAGGCGCCGGGCTGGCTCTCGGCGCCGCGAGCGCGTTCGCCGAGCTGCCCTACGCGGTGCTCGGCGGCGCGCTGCTGGCGGTGCCCGGCGCGCGGAACGCGGTCGGCCGCGGCGCGCGGGCGCTGACCGAGTTCGAGCGGCGCAGGCTGGCGACCTACCTCGGGACCGAAAGCGCGAGCGACTATTCGGAGACCAGGGCGCTGGGCTATCTCGGCGCCCGCTCGATCGCGGGCGGTCTCGGCGCCGGGATCTTCCTGCTCATCGCCTACGGGCTGTACATCGGGGCGACCGCGCTCTGGCAGCTCGCGGTCAGCGGCAGGTTCAGCGCCACCGGCGACCCCGACGGCCTGGACTGGTACGACCCGATCGCCTTCGTCCTGCTCGGCGTCCTGCTGGCGTTCATCGCCGTGCAGGGCCTGCTCGGCGTGGCGGCGCTCGACCGCGGGCTGGCGAACCGGATGCTCGGCCCGAGCCGCGAGGAGTTGTTGCGGCGCAGGGTTTCCGAGCTGGCGACCACGCGCGCCGAGGTGATCGAAGCCGTCAACGAGGAGCGCCGTCGCATCGAGCGCGCGCTGCACGACGGCGTGCAGCAGCGATTGGTCGCGCTCGGCATGCTGCTGGGCCGCGCGCGCCGGACCGACGAGCCGGGCGAACTCCTCCAACAGGCGCACGAACAGTCCCAAGAGGCCCTTCGCGACCTGCGCGAAGTGAGCTGGCGCGTGTACCCGGTCGCCTTGGACGCCGGCGGGTTGCACGCCGCGCTCGAAGTGGTGGCGGAACGGGCGAGCGTGCCGGTCGACCTGGACTACGCGCTGGCGGACCGCCCCGATCCGGCCACGGAAACCATCGCGTACTTCGTCGTCTCCGAGGCCGTGGCCAACGCGTTGAAGCACGCCTCGGCGAGTCTGATCGCGATCGGGATCGCCAAGCAGGGCACCATGATCACCGTGCGGATCACCGATGACGGCCGGGGCGGGGCGGCGCTCTCCGGCGGCGGGCTTTCCGGGCTCGCGCGCAGGGTCGCCGCCGCCGACGGGGAGTTCACTGTGGACAGTCCGGACGGCGGCCCCACCACGGTCACCGCGGTGCTGCCGTGCGCCTGATCGTCGCCGAGGATTCGACGCTGCTGCGCGAAGGGCTGATCCGGCTGCTCGGCGAGGAAGGCCACGAGGTGGTGGCCGCGGTCGGCACCGGCGTCGAACTGCTGGCCGCCGCCGAGAAGCACGTGCCCGAGGTCGTGGTCACCGATGTCCGCATGCCGCCGACCCACACCGACGAGGGCCTGCGCGCCGCGATGGAGATCCGGGCGCGCTGGCCGGAGACGGGCGTGCTGGTGCTGTCGCAGTACGTGGAGAAGCGGTACGCGACGGAGCTGATCACGAGCGGAGGCGGCCGCGTCGGGTACCTGCTGAAGGACCGGGTCGCGCAGGTCGCCGAGTTCCTCGACGCGCTCGACCGCGTCGGCCGCGGCGAGGCGGCGTTCGACCCGGAGGTGGTGCGGCGCCTGCTCGCCCGCACGACGCACCCGCTGACGCACCTGACCGCGCGCGAACGCGAGGTGCTGGAGAAGATGGCCGAGGGGCATACCAACGCGAGCATCGCAGCGACCTTGTTCGTGTCGCAGAGCGCGGTGGAGAAGCACGTCAACGCGATCTTCGACAAGCTCGATCTGCGGGACACGACCGGGTACAGCCGCCGCGTACTGGCCGTCCTGCGCTACCTGGGCAGCTGAGCGGCCGACGACGTTTAGCCCGCTAAACGCAGGTGGGAGCCGCCCCGGGGTGGGGAGGCCGTCGACGACGTTTAGCCCGCTGAATGCAGCTGGCGGCGGGTGCCCGTTCGGGTCGGGGTGGTGCCCGTTCGTTCTGTTCTGGGGTGCCTATATTCATCAGAGGCATAGTCTGGCGAATATGCGAATCCTCCTGTCGAGCGTGCCCCAGCACGGCCACCTGGTCCCGATGCTGCCGCTCGCCCGCGCGTTCAAGGACCGGGGCGACGAGGTCGCCGTGATGACGGCCGCGGGCATGGTGTCCGTGCTGGAACCGGACGGCCTCGCGCTGCTGCCCGCGGGCCCGCTGCCCCACGTCCTGTTCGCGGAGGTGGCCAGGCGCACCGGCGGCGCGGACCCGGCGGCCGCTCCCACGCCGGAAGCCGTGGCCGAGTTCTTCGCGGGCACGCGCCTCGACCTGACCGCCGAGGAGGCCCTGCGCGCTGTCGAAGGCTTCAAGCCCGACCTGATCGTCAGCGATCTTTGCGATTTCGTCGGCCCGTTCGCCGCGGCCGCGGCGGATGTCCCGGTGGCCACCCTGGCTTACGGCCCGGCGCTGCCGGAACCGTTCGCGGAGGCGATGCGCGCGGTGGCGGCGCCCCGGTACGACGCGCGCGGCCTCGCCCAGGAAAGCCTTCCTGGTACCTGGACACCTGCCCGCCGCTGATGCAGGACCAAGCCTGGCAACGTCCCGCCACCAGGCTGCCGCTGCGGCCGGAGGCGTTCCGCGTGCCGGGACGCCCGGCAGCGGCGGCAGGCCGTGGCACCCGGCCGAAGGTGCTGGTCAGTTTCGGCACTGTGTTCGCCAATCCCGCGGTGCTCGGCCCGATCCTGCGCGAACTGTCCACTATGGACGTCGACATCGTGGCGACGGCGGACCCGGACGGGTACGAAGTCGAACGCGTGGCCTTCGTCGGATTCACGCCGATGAGCGAACTTCTCGACGGCGTCGACGTGGTCATCACCCACGGCGGCGCTGGCACGACGTTCGGCACGCTGTCCCGGGGAATCCCGCTCGTGGTCGTGCCGCAGGGCGCGGACAACTTCATCCAGGCCGAGCGGGTGGCCGCGTCGGGCGCCGGTGTCGCGCTGCCGCCGGACGCCGCACCGCGAGCCGTCGCCAAAGCCGCGGGTACCGTGCTGGGGGACATCCGGATCCGCGAAGCCGCCGCGGCCGTCGGCAAGGAGATCGACTCGATGCCCACCCCCGGTGAAGTCGCCGCCACCTTGGCGGCCGCCGTCGGCTGATGGCCCGCCGCCCGTACCACTCTCCGCGCCGCGCGCAGGACGCCGCCAGCACCCGTCGCGACATCCTGCGCACGGCCGCGGATCTGTTCGCCACAAACGGTTACGGCCGGGTGACCGTCGCCGAAATCGCCAAGCAAGCGGGCGTCGCACCGCAGACCGTCTATTCCAGTGCGGGCAGCAAGTCCGACATCCTGCGCGAGATCGTCTCGGAAGCGGTCGGTTCGTCCGGCGCGGACACCACCGTCGAAGCGATCCGGCGGACCGAGGACCTCGCGACCGCGATCGGCCTGGTCGCGCACGGCACCCGGATGGCGAAGGAGACCCAGCGGCAAGCCATCGACATCCTGTTCGCCGCGATGCCCGTGCACGAAGACGCCGGGCAGCTGTGGCGGCAGAGCACCACGGCCTACCGCCACGCGCTGGGGGAAGTGGCGGAACATTTGCGAGACAAGGGATTACTCCCGGCCGGTGCCGAGATCGAGCGCGTCACGGACGTGCTCTGGTTCTGGTTCGGGTTCAACTCGTGGCGCACGCTCGTCGACGAATGCGGCTGGGGCATGGACGACGCCGAGCACTGGCTGGCCGCTCGCGCGATCGAAAGCCTTGCGGCACCGGACATCTGACGGCCTCCCCGGGGCGCGCTGTTCGATGCCCCGAAAGCGGCCTTCAGGGCATTGAGCGCCCCGAAAGCCACCTTCGGGACATCACGGGAGGAAGATCGCGGCGGCCTCGT is part of the Amycolatopsis sp. CA-230715 genome and encodes:
- a CDS encoding glycosyltransferase; translated protein: MQDQAWQRPATRLPLRPEAFRVPGRPAAAAGRGTRPKVLVSFGTVFANPAVLGPILRELSTMDVDIVATADPDGYEVERVAFVGFTPMSELLDGVDVVITHGGAGTTFGTLSRGIPLVVVPQGADNFIQAERVAASGAGVALPPDAAPRAVAKAAGTVLGDIRIREAAAAVGKEIDSMPTPGEVAATLAAAVG
- a CDS encoding response regulator transcription factor translates to MRLIVAEDSTLLREGLIRLLGEEGHEVVAAVGTGVELLAAAEKHVPEVVVTDVRMPPTHTDEGLRAAMEIRARWPETGVLVLSQYVEKRYATELITSGGGRVGYLLKDRVAQVAEFLDALDRVGRGEAAFDPEVVRRLLARTTHPLTHLTAREREVLEKMAEGHTNASIAATLFVSQSAVEKHVNAIFDKLDLRDTTGYSRRVLAVLRYLGS
- a CDS encoding DedA family protein — encoded protein: MHPVLAQTTVEPMGGLAGWAVDLMDTLGGLGAAVIVGLDNLFPPIPSELVLPLAGFSASKGTFSLLGALTWTTVGSVAGAIVMYYLGLLLGRDRTRALMARIPLVKASDFDKTEAWFARHGTKAVFFGRMVPIFRSLISLPAGIERMPFWKFLSLTTLGSLLWNALFVVTGYLLGENWHLVSDYADYFQYLVIGLVVLAVALFVTSRLRTRSRV
- a CDS encoding sensor histidine kinase, giving the protein MAVVTVVARAGAGLALGAASAFAELPYAVLGGALLAVPGARNAVGRGARALTEFERRRLATYLGTESASDYSETRALGYLGARSIAGGLGAGIFLLIAYGLYIGATALWQLAVSGRFSATGDPDGLDWYDPIAFVLLGVLLAFIAVQGLLGVAALDRGLANRMLGPSREELLRRRVSELATTRAEVIEAVNEERRRIERALHDGVQQRLVALGMLLGRARRTDEPGELLQQAHEQSQEALRDLREVSWRVYPVALDAGGLHAALEVVAERASVPVDLDYALADRPDPATETIAYFVVSEAVANALKHASASLIAIGIAKQGTMITVRITDDGRGGAALSGGGLSGLARRVAAADGEFTVDSPDGGPTTVTAVLPCA
- the lon gene encoding endopeptidase La is translated as MSETRLLPVLPIDDDVVLPGMVVPLDLTEGETRAAVESAQAKAPSGASFPGIRSAAPQQRAEVLIVPRIDGEYAEIGTIATVDRVGRVPGGKAAALVRGTGRARVGHIADGPGAARWVHAEAAPETETGGERAKTLAAEYKSLVISVLEQRGGWQMIDAVNGLEDPSAIADLAGNAPYLDVKEKLELLLTLDVPSRLEKALESTREHLAELEVNDTIRKDVAEGMEKQQKEFLLRRQLEAIKKELGELDGSGEDDDYRSRVESAELPEHVRKAALSEVDKLERTSEQSPEGGWIRTWLDTVLEMPWQSTTEDVHDIAAAREVLDADHAGLDDVKERIIEYLAVRARRAQAGKGAVGGRRSGAVLALVGPPGVGKTSLGESVAKAMDRKFVRVALGGIRDEAEIRGHRRTYVGAMPGRIVRAIKEAGSMNPVVLLDEVDKVGADYRGDPTAALLEVLDPEQNHTFRDHYLEVELDLSDVVFLATANALETIPGPLLDRMELVSLDGYTEHEKVTIGRDHLLPRELERAGLADGDVTLTDAALSRIAAEYTREAGVRAANRTIAKVLRKITTKVALDELALPVTVDVSDLDTYLGRPRHLPESSLPASTQRTSIPGVATGLAVTGAGGDVLYIEASLADAESGSTGLSLTGQLGDVMKESVQIALSYLRSRGAELELPVGDLKDRGIHVHVPAGAVPKDGPSAGITMTTALASLLSGRVVKADVAMTGEVSLTGRVLPIGGVKQKLLAAHRAGMKTVIIPQRNEPDLDDVPAEVLSELDVHAVANVREVLDLALEPAAAPIPQAA
- a CDS encoding SAM-dependent methyltransferase gives rise to the protein MSEVLRSAPAAPARVNTDKPSAARMYDWFLGGTQNWAVDREFGRKVERVWPHIRVVARQNRQFMNRVVRHALDAGIRQFVDLGSGEPTIGNVHEVVRRHLPKGERARVTYVDYEPISVVHVTAMLDQDRAQDWATVAQHDLRDVPGVLADRDVRRLIDFSKPVCLLMIAVLHFLGDDDRPGDVVRAYRDELAPGSWLGLSHIASDEADAAGKVQIERFGEAYQKTTNPLWVRDREEVEGWFDGWQLVRPGFVHLPDWRPERRVTESEAEGRPFAWCGVGKKL
- a CDS encoding putative bifunctional diguanylate cyclase/phosphodiesterase, with protein sequence MPGTRGGAGQAGPPRPAARAGRSDEFRFRVYTVTVVTVGLLAATAVALWLPFEPDSDLWWIGPVLAVAFLLAEQLGINVDVRSGISWTISFTEIPLVIGFFVAPFEVVLAAHLVAGIGTLLARRVAGRVLYNAGAFLLEITGAFAVAGVVQHALGATEMQWLAALAGTLTAPLVSTLLALAAVRVLRRRMRIGTALRLTGRILVVGFVNASVGLSGYLVISGSPRAWPLVLAVFLGLTALYWAYSDLLREQRDMEALSDVSLMVARSGQQAAARPAGKAENSAEGVDIGEWATIAERIKDQLSAARVVLRLRLEPAEEMRAVVAGDPLPSEQSPAEDPLLRLPGAHVRHFRLTEANSDVRAALLDRGAQEALVVPLRSANQLLGVVEAHDRLSRWRGFGKYDVQLLGLMASHLATSLDNRRLLATLRHDAYHDPLTGLFNRLGFRQVAREPLRDHPSSVVLRVELDVFSTVSDALGYAWADRMVIAAGRRIRDALGHEVPVARLEGASFAALLIAYGPDQAHRVAERLRAELSVPYPVDRLTVEANAMIGYASPSVEEAGEIVDVDGLLQRADVAVRATRGGEEVRGYVPSMGQIFMRRFQMVTQFRQSLEDGQVSVHYQPKVSLPNRQVQGVEALVRWVHPEFGRLSPDEFVPAIEAAGLIGVLTGFVLEESLKRIRKWLDEGLRISAAVNLSVRNLADEEFPAKVVRALDQFGVPPELLTFELTESGVMSDPQKALPILRELHALGVVLAVDDFGTGYSSLAYLRQLPVDEVKIDKSFVLGMGTDLGDLAVVRSIVELGHSLGLTVVAEGVEEDVARDQLEAMGCDVAQGYLISRPLPEDRLEAWLQARTARSPGRQAHNVLTLLT
- a CDS encoding TetR/AcrR family transcriptional regulator; amino-acid sequence: MARRPYHSPRRAQDAASTRRDILRTAADLFATNGYGRVTVAEIAKQAGVAPQTVYSSAGSKSDILREIVSEAVGSSGADTTVEAIRRTEDLATAIGLVAHGTRMAKETQRQAIDILFAAMPVHEDAGQLWRQSTTAYRHALGEVAEHLRDKGLLPAGAEIERVTDVLWFWFGFNSWRTLVDECGWGMDDAEHWLAARAIESLAAPDI
- a CDS encoding GNAT family N-acetyltransferase, yielding MDVDTIATAHNGRLRTIDPLLPDVDRHLAAPDGADLLVETGGSAAAGFASRTEVAPDSRDALSRPLVEHTLSVHLAGPEPGAALEALLTRWESALSAETAPGDWDTAAVVARPSRDSAGCAELLRHGFSAVRVLAARPADRLVATGPRATPGVHIRPAEQGDLATAVELQLELRNYEAQFGVVTHRPDAGKVVEAELGDLLSRDNPALWIAELYGRPLGMLHVQMPSETGWIAPYTSAERVGYLSSLHIAEAARSSGVGTALASHAHQLFDEASTDVVLLHHALANPRSTPFWCAQGYRPLWTYWYRRPAVH